One region of Streptomyces sp. NBC_00442 genomic DNA includes:
- a CDS encoding phosphatase PAP2 family protein encodes MTSPTSTTSALDGASIDGGLYGDITDFARHTHWLNGPVFAYTSYGVALFAVFMLVGWWIARRKEAPVMAAALAAPVAMVLAYGVNDAVKSVFTEPRPCRALPHDFLIEKCPPLDDYAFPSNHTTVVAAAAVALFFVDRRLGAVATMAALVMGASRVYVGAHYPHDVLVAFVVGGVVAFVVSWSARRYAAPLVTRLRGGALKPLLA; translated from the coding sequence ATGACGAGTCCCACCTCCACGACGTCGGCCCTGGACGGGGCGTCCATCGACGGTGGCCTGTACGGCGACATCACCGACTTCGCCCGGCACACGCACTGGCTGAACGGTCCCGTGTTCGCCTACACCAGTTACGGCGTCGCCCTGTTCGCGGTGTTCATGCTCGTCGGCTGGTGGATCGCCCGGCGCAAGGAAGCCCCGGTGATGGCGGCGGCACTGGCCGCGCCGGTCGCGATGGTGCTCGCGTACGGGGTCAACGACGCGGTCAAGTCGGTGTTCACGGAGCCGCGCCCCTGCCGGGCGCTTCCGCACGACTTCCTGATCGAGAAGTGCCCGCCGCTGGACGACTACGCCTTCCCCAGCAACCACACCACGGTCGTGGCGGCGGCGGCGGTCGCCCTGTTCTTCGTGGACCGCCGCCTCGGCGCCGTCGCCACGATGGCCGCACTCGTCATGGGTGCCTCGCGCGTGTACGTCGGCGCGCACTATCCGCACGATGTGCTGGTCGCGTTCGTCGTCGGAGGGGTGGTCGCGTTCGTGGTGTCGTGGTCCGCGCGCCGGTACGCGGCTCCGCTCGTCACCCGGCTCCGAGGCGGCGCCCTGAAGCCGCTGCTGGCCTGA
- a CDS encoding bifunctional metallophosphatase/5'-nucleotidase — protein sequence MANLGRRGFMTAAGSFATTTATGTPALATADAADAATASEYVDVQLLSITDLHGYLQAPPTSDQVITGAGGQKFTVGGVPYLAAHLKALRAGHTNSFFFAQGDLFSGWAFPAVSLADEPTIEALNRMGLDFSTAGNHEFDRTPGFLIDHMENGSPYAGEGWTNTFPDSTGGVFPGADFRYYSANMLWGSSGDTVLAPVNVEWVHGPHGRRLPIGFIHLTVTGTESATTSFQTALRMLDELETANRCAALLKSQGVNAIVLSMHDGAVAGSDFNSGSTPSGPAYDLALAASPDIDAIVTGHWHCAFNMMLPDPAGRARPFVEAGCHGQILNEINLRLDPSTGKVVRELTRSTNHPNTHDVTPDPELKEIADYWTGYATRRGAVRIGRQTASFTRSRTGTGESTMGNLVADWALWAGGRELDPFDTGNIWPNVPADLAVIAVAPRVGPCVINDDLPFDAAAQGAVAYTKAFNAVGYGDPVVTATVTGQCIHDALEQQWKTRAGVLAFAPFAVSHNVRYTFDAAGPVGDRVDPADVLIDDAPLDPHATYRLATTAYTLLGADDYPALLDHIEPVRHTRDFESFVAYVQSVPVLTPAPLGRVTARTVATSRGDTAQLLPLPAPRDTDRTPRVAAAGTDGGRGRC from the coding sequence ATGGCGAACTTGGGCCGACGCGGCTTCATGACAGCAGCGGGATCATTCGCGACGACGACGGCGACGGGCACCCCCGCCCTGGCCACCGCGGACGCCGCAGACGCGGCGACCGCCTCCGAGTACGTGGACGTACAACTGCTCAGCATCACGGACCTGCACGGCTATCTGCAGGCCCCGCCCACCAGTGACCAGGTCATCACGGGTGCGGGCGGCCAGAAGTTCACCGTCGGCGGGGTCCCCTACCTGGCCGCACACCTCAAGGCGTTACGGGCCGGACACACCAACTCGTTCTTCTTCGCCCAGGGCGATCTGTTCTCGGGCTGGGCCTTCCCCGCCGTGTCCCTGGCCGACGAACCGACCATCGAGGCCCTGAACCGCATGGGCCTCGACTTCTCCACCGCCGGCAACCACGAGTTCGACCGCACGCCCGGGTTCCTGATCGACCACATGGAGAACGGAAGTCCCTATGCGGGTGAAGGGTGGACCAACACCTTCCCCGACTCCACCGGAGGGGTGTTCCCCGGCGCGGACTTCCGCTACTACAGCGCCAACATGCTCTGGGGAAGCTCGGGCGACACCGTCCTCGCCCCCGTCAACGTGGAGTGGGTGCACGGCCCCCACGGGCGGCGGCTGCCGATCGGGTTCATCCACCTCACCGTCACCGGAACCGAATCGGCCACCACGAGTTTCCAGACGGCGCTGCGCATGCTGGACGAGCTGGAGACCGCGAACCGCTGCGCGGCGCTCCTGAAGTCGCAGGGAGTCAACGCGATCGTGCTGAGCATGCACGACGGAGCGGTGGCCGGGAGCGACTTCAACAGCGGGAGCACACCCTCGGGGCCCGCCTACGACCTGGCCCTCGCCGCCTCTCCCGACATCGACGCGATCGTCACCGGCCACTGGCACTGCGCCTTCAACATGATGCTGCCCGACCCGGCGGGACGGGCGCGGCCGTTCGTCGAGGCCGGCTGCCACGGCCAGATCCTCAACGAGATCAATCTGCGCCTCGACCCGTCGACGGGCAAGGTCGTACGGGAACTGACCAGGTCGACCAACCATCCCAACACCCATGACGTGACGCCCGACCCGGAACTCAAGGAGATCGCCGACTACTGGACCGGATACGCCACCCGTCGCGGCGCCGTCCGCATCGGCCGTCAGACGGCCTCGTTCACGCGGTCCAGGACCGGCACGGGCGAGAGCACGATGGGCAACCTCGTGGCCGACTGGGCGCTGTGGGCGGGCGGTCGGGAACTGGACCCGTTCGACACGGGAAACATCTGGCCCAACGTCCCCGCCGACCTGGCGGTGATCGCGGTGGCCCCGCGCGTGGGCCCCTGCGTCATCAACGACGACCTTCCTTTCGACGCCGCCGCGCAGGGCGCCGTCGCCTACACCAAGGCGTTCAACGCGGTCGGCTACGGGGACCCCGTCGTCACGGCGACCGTGACGGGCCAGTGCATCCACGACGCCCTGGAACAGCAGTGGAAGACGCGGGCCGGCGTCCTCGCCTTCGCGCCCTTCGCCGTGTCGCACAACGTGCGGTACACCTTCGACGCCGCCGGACCGGTCGGGGACCGGGTCGATCCGGCCGACGTCCTCATCGACGACGCCCCGCTCGACCCGCACGCCACGTACCGGCTCGCGACCACCGCCTACACGCTGCTCGGCGCGGACGACTACCCCGCCCTGCTCGACCACATCGAACCGGTGCGTCACACCCGTGACTTCGAGAGTTTCGTCGCCTACGTGCAGAGCGTGCCCGTGCTCACCCCCGCCCCCCTCGGCCGGGTCACCGCGCGCACGGTCGCCACCTCGCGCGGCGACACCGCGCAGCTGCTGCCCCTGCCCGCCCCGCGCGACACCGACCGCACGCCCCGTGTGGCCGCCGCGGGCACGGACGGCGGTCGCGGGCGCTGCTGA
- a CDS encoding anti-sigma factor antagonist (This anti-anti-sigma factor, or anti-sigma factor antagonist, belongs to a family that includes characterized members SpoIIAA, RsbV, RsfA, and RsfB.), with amino-acid sequence MGTTARPSVSAPVPLPPGLLPERCRHARTHLVRGVTVVEVHGTVDLASAPDVRVHLDAATQPPGARVVVDLRPVEFFDCAVLTLLFRAHRRIRERGGRLGVVCVRPWHLRVLAAGGLDALVRPVATVEEAALTAPFAPPPETDINHR; translated from the coding sequence ATGGGAACCACCGCTCGGCCGTCCGTCTCGGCCCCCGTGCCGCTCCCGCCCGGCCTGCTTCCGGAGCGGTGCCGCCACGCCCGTACCCATCTGGTCCGGGGAGTCACGGTCGTCGAGGTCCACGGCACCGTCGACCTGGCCAGCGCCCCCGACGTACGGGTGCATCTCGACGCGGCCACCCAGCCGCCCGGCGCCCGCGTGGTCGTGGACCTGCGGCCCGTGGAATTCTTCGACTGTGCCGTCCTCACGCTGCTCTTCCGGGCGCACCGCAGGATCCGGGAGCGCGGCGGCCGGCTCGGCGTGGTGTGCGTACGGCCATGGCATCTGCGGGTGCTCGCCGCGGGTGGGCTCGACGCGCTGGTCCGTCCGGTCGCGACGGTCGAGGAGGCGGCGCTCACCGCGCCGTTCGCACCGCCCCCGGAGACCGACATCAATCACCGCTGA
- a CDS encoding universal stress protein has translation MSVIIWITEGTWPACVDAAREHAAADADLVLLHVTDDAVAEAAHGAFAGLLGRGHRERDPGTRLEGLSRAATDDLLAEAEQRLGRPARRLAPHGRAEREVVRAAEGADLLVCARDGDRAHLGPRSLGPATRFVVDHAPCPVLLVWPDAAPGLGSLPPPPPPPPPTSPTPPPPPPPPASPPPPGRVGP, from the coding sequence ATGAGCGTCATCATCTGGATCACCGAGGGCACCTGGCCCGCCTGCGTGGACGCCGCGCGCGAACACGCCGCCGCCGATGCCGACCTCGTACTCCTGCACGTCACCGACGACGCGGTGGCCGAGGCCGCCCACGGCGCGTTCGCCGGACTCCTGGGGCGCGGCCACCGCGAGCGCGATCCCGGCACCCGCCTCGAAGGCCTCTCCCGGGCGGCCACCGACGACCTCCTCGCCGAGGCCGAGCAGCGCCTGGGGCGTCCGGCCCGCCGTCTGGCACCGCACGGCCGCGCCGAGCGGGAGGTGGTGCGGGCGGCCGAGGGCGCCGACCTCCTGGTCTGCGCCCGCGACGGCGACCGCGCGCACCTGGGCCCCCGCAGTCTGGGACCCGCGACCCGGTTCGTCGTGGACCACGCGCCCTGCCCGGTCCTGCTGGTCTGGCCGGACGCGGCACCCGGCCTAGGCTCCCTGCCACCGCCACCGCCACCGCCACCGCCGACGTCACCCACACCCCCACCTCCACCGCCGCCTCCGGCATCACCCCCACCGCCCGGCCGTGTGGGCCCCTGA
- the crcB gene encoding fluoride efflux transporter CrcB: protein MPEGTARHGAAGAGRELGAAPDIDPDAAPDIDPDLLPRGGDAAQGLTPVVAVVALGGAVGAAARYGAALLWPTAPGSFPWTTLLVNAAGCAVIGVFMVVVTDVWAAHRLVRPFFGTGVLGGFTTFSTYAVDIQKFLSDGQAGTGLAYMALTLLVALVMVWSAVWATRRVLGERTR from the coding sequence ATGCCCGAAGGAACAGCACGCCACGGCGCCGCCGGTGCCGGCCGGGAGCTGGGTGCCGCGCCCGACATCGACCCCGACGCCGCGCCCGACATCGACCCGGACCTGCTTCCACGGGGTGGCGATGCCGCACAGGGGCTCACCCCGGTCGTGGCCGTCGTGGCACTCGGCGGAGCCGTCGGAGCCGCCGCCCGCTACGGAGCCGCACTCCTGTGGCCCACCGCGCCCGGCTCGTTCCCCTGGACGACGCTGCTGGTCAACGCCGCGGGCTGCGCCGTGATCGGCGTCTTCATGGTGGTCGTCACCGATGTGTGGGCAGCGCACAGGCTCGTACGTCCCTTCTTCGGAACCGGCGTGCTCGGCGGCTTCACCACCTTCTCGACGTACGCCGTCGACATCCAGAAGTTCCTCTCCGACGGACAGGCCGGCACCGGCCTGGCCTATATGGCGCTGACCCTGCTGGTGGCTCTCGTCATGGTGTGGAGCGCCGTGTGGGCCACCCGCCGCGTCCTGGGGGAGCGGACCCGATGA
- a CDS encoding SLC13 family permease: protein MSAVLLIGVLAFAVVRPRDWPEAVAAVPAAGLVVALGAVSPTEAWQQTRDLLPVVGFLAAVLVLAQLCDDDGLFAAAGDAVARLCGADAQRLLGGVFALAAVITAVLSLDATVVLLTPVVFATAARAGVRARPHVYATAHLANSASLLLPVSNLTNLLALAASGLSFTRFAALMALPWLAAIAVEYAAFRIFFRADLAAVPGRARAGENTPVPVFTVVVLALTLGGFVVTSFAGLSPAWAALAGALVLAARALSQRRTTPRKVVASAGLPFCLFVLGLGIVVKAVVDNGLGSAIGRLLPEGDTLPALLAVVAVAAVLSNLINNLPAVLALLPVAAPGGPGPVLAVLIGVNLGPNLTYVGSLATLLWRRILHEHDDAPALGDFTRLGLLTVPVTLVASTAALWAALHTIGG, encoded by the coding sequence GTGTCGGCCGTCCTCCTCATCGGCGTGCTCGCCTTCGCCGTCGTACGCCCCCGCGACTGGCCGGAAGCGGTCGCGGCGGTGCCGGCGGCGGGACTCGTCGTCGCGCTCGGCGCGGTCTCGCCCACCGAGGCCTGGCAGCAGACCCGCGACCTGCTGCCCGTCGTCGGATTCCTCGCCGCCGTCCTCGTACTGGCCCAACTCTGTGACGACGACGGCCTGTTCGCGGCCGCCGGAGACGCGGTCGCCCGGCTGTGCGGTGCCGACGCCCAGCGGCTGCTCGGCGGGGTCTTCGCCCTCGCCGCCGTCATCACCGCCGTCCTCAGCCTCGACGCGACCGTCGTGCTGCTCACGCCCGTGGTGTTCGCGACGGCGGCCCGCGCGGGTGTCCGGGCCCGCCCGCACGTCTACGCCACCGCGCACCTCGCCAACTCGGCCTCCCTGCTGCTGCCCGTCTCCAACCTCACCAACCTGCTGGCCCTCGCGGCCAGCGGTCTCTCCTTCACGCGCTTCGCCGCGCTGATGGCACTGCCCTGGCTCGCCGCCATCGCCGTGGAGTACGCCGCCTTCCGGATCTTCTTCCGCGCCGACCTGGCGGCGGTCCCCGGCCGGGCGCGGGCGGGGGAGAACACCCCGGTGCCGGTGTTCACCGTCGTGGTGCTCGCCCTGACACTCGGCGGGTTCGTGGTGACCTCGTTCGCCGGCCTCAGCCCGGCCTGGGCCGCCCTCGCGGGCGCGCTCGTCCTCGCCGCCCGCGCCCTGTCGCAGCGCCGCACCACACCCCGCAAGGTGGTGGCCTCGGCCGGGCTCCCGTTCTGCCTGTTCGTGCTCGGCCTCGGCATCGTGGTCAAGGCGGTCGTGGACAACGGCCTCGGCTCGGCGATCGGGCGTCTGCTGCCCGAGGGCGACACCCTGCCCGCCCTGCTCGCGGTCGTCGCCGTCGCCGCGGTCCTCTCCAACCTCATCAACAATCTGCCCGCCGTCCTCGCGCTGCTTCCCGTGGCGGCCCCGGGCGGTCCCGGTCCGGTCCTCGCCGTCCTCATCGGCGTCAACCTCGGCCCCAACCTGACCTACGTCGGCTCGCTCGCCACCCTGCTGTGGCGGCGCATCCTGCACGAACACGACGACGCGCCCGCGCTCGGCGACTTCACGCGCCTGGGGTTGCTGACCGTTCCCGTCACACTGGTCGCGTCCACCGCGGCGCTGTGGGCGGCGCTGCACACGATCGGAGGCTGA
- a CDS encoding LysM peptidoglycan-binding domain-containing protein, with protein sequence MPAKGKHRRPKSRSFSRGLAVAGTGGAVLAMPVIGATTAAAAPASVHTATVASVAAAAKSVTAVKAAPLSYDVVSGDSLSRIADALKVSGGWKQLYQDNRSVIGSNPAVIRPGIRLTVGGPAPAAATTARDASADRADRSARPATLTTASTASYTNNLDGWIKQSLAIMAQQGIPGTYDGIYRNVMRESSGNPMAINNWDSNAVAGTPSKGLLQVIQPTFTAFHVPGTSTDLYDPIANITAACNYAAKTYGSIDNVFGAY encoded by the coding sequence ATGCCTGCAAAGGGCAAGCACCGCCGCCCCAAGTCCCGCTCGTTCAGCCGGGGCCTCGCCGTCGCCGGTACGGGCGGCGCCGTACTCGCCATGCCGGTGATCGGCGCGACCACGGCCGCCGCCGCGCCCGCGTCGGTCCACACCGCCACGGTGGCGAGCGTCGCCGCGGCCGCCAAGTCGGTCACGGCGGTGAAGGCGGCTCCCCTGAGCTACGACGTCGTCTCGGGCGACTCGCTCTCCCGGATCGCCGACGCCCTCAAGGTGAGCGGTGGCTGGAAGCAGCTGTACCAGGACAACCGGAGCGTCATCGGCAGCAACCCCGCCGTGATCCGCCCCGGCATCAGGCTCACCGTCGGTGGCCCGGCCCCGGCCGCCGCCACGACCGCGCGCGACGCCTCGGCCGACCGGGCCGACCGCTCCGCGCGCCCGGCCACCCTCACCACGGCGAGCACGGCCTCCTACACCAACAACCTCGACGGCTGGATCAAGCAGTCGCTCGCCATCATGGCCCAGCAGGGCATCCCCGGCACCTACGACGGCATCTACCGCAACGTCATGCGGGAGTCCTCGGGCAACCCCATGGCGATCAACAACTGGGACTCCAACGCGGTGGCCGGAACCCCCTCCAAGGGACTCCTCCAGGTCATCCAGCCCACGTTCACCGCCTTCCACGTGCCCGGCACCTCCACGGACCTCTACGACCCGATCGCCAACATCACCGCGGCGTGCAACTACGCCGCCAAGACCTACGGCTCGATCGACAACGTCTTCGGCGCCTACTGA
- a CDS encoding VOC family protein yields the protein MSRHLQVTFDAHDPRALSAFWRDVLGYVHPGPPGVDLPQGADPLAAWDDFLARAGVPQDRRNTRSAVEDPDGHGPRLFFQQVPEGKTAKNRVHLDVRAAPGLRGEERMAALEAECVRLVALGATRVRRHEPAPPMEAGFIVMTDPEGNEFCLD from the coding sequence GTGAGCCGCCACCTGCAAGTCACCTTCGACGCACACGACCCGCGGGCCCTTTCGGCCTTCTGGCGCGACGTCCTGGGCTACGTCCATCCCGGGCCGCCCGGAGTGGACCTGCCCCAGGGCGCGGACCCCCTGGCCGCCTGGGACGACTTCCTCGCGCGGGCCGGCGTACCGCAGGACCGGCGCAACACGAGATCGGCCGTCGAGGACCCGGACGGCCACGGCCCACGGCTCTTCTTCCAGCAGGTGCCCGAGGGCAAGACCGCGAAGAACCGGGTGCACCTCGATGTCCGCGCCGCCCCCGGACTGCGGGGCGAGGAGAGGATGGCCGCGCTGGAGGCCGAGTGCGTCCGGCTCGTGGCCCTGGGAGCGACGCGGGTGCGCCGTCACGAGCCGGCCCCGCCGATGGAGGCCGGCTTCATCGTGATGACCGACCCCGAGGGCAACGAGTTCTGCCTGGACTGA
- a CDS encoding eCIS core domain-containing protein, which translates to MHAQDSQQGRSATPGGPVPRAGERDEAALRGPGGAAAGFSPAQVLALQRSAGNAAVAGLVAQRAAAVRSSGHDVQRSSVHDVLRGSGQPLASEVRADMESRLGADFADVRVHNDVAAQRSAAEIGARAYTSGSHVVVGRGGADRHTLAHELTHVIQQRQGPVAGTDTGGGLSMSDPSDAFERAAEANATRALSEPAAGAEATADPVQRACDGASHPHPAGPAVVQRAVGFEFEAQWNVRRVADPVADTATHEQRTADRERLLDAKLLALAIKPEAKQLTDEEKAESPEALRARWFDGAFLTEAGERRLEQTEFRRGTAQRAASEMSLMISSQIPEAPLLGENLGKGRGPEGVVVRGTKYDLTADASPSGGSNLEWVTDPLDTVAEVGSVLDGITGMTRYLNGRQKDSFIPSEDVTAGGGTPEPHLRIYPFRGALSFAPQTTAGMRLDRLPDLIGYLADKEEKPKSKSLGGVLNSVHGKLTHAGERRTQARRDLFGGGFGALPAAKSGAERAVGEFGASPPEGLSLSKGDIGSLTGLVMHLGAYVLEGEEMKAGANAKSIAGGLMARTDFAHTFGLLPRPVQEYFRAHPDGFADLVLTAVDREGNRPLFGAPVERGLANDRTRTAIALTRSKWLRTVALGHDLLKNTEHLTPEQRDMADDEPGTQAVHKSLGALGDQDNSVTVKKQEIQLMVAELRRMEERVPAEKLKPLAVAAFKLIEQLNQGKDLKYAKRE; encoded by the coding sequence GTGCACGCCCAGGACAGCCAGCAGGGCCGATCCGCCACGCCCGGCGGGCCCGTGCCGCGGGCGGGTGAGCGCGACGAGGCGGCACTACGGGGACCTGGCGGGGCGGCCGCGGGGTTCAGCCCCGCGCAGGTGCTCGCCCTCCAGCGGTCCGCCGGGAACGCCGCGGTGGCCGGACTTGTCGCCCAGCGTGCCGCGGCCGTGCGGTCCTCCGGCCACGATGTGCAGCGCTCCTCCGTCCACGACGTGCTGCGCGGGTCCGGTCAACCCCTGGCTTCGGAGGTGCGCGCCGACATGGAGAGCAGGCTCGGCGCCGACTTCGCGGACGTCCGGGTGCACAACGACGTCGCGGCGCAGCGCTCGGCGGCCGAGATCGGCGCCCGTGCCTACACCTCCGGAAGCCATGTCGTGGTGGGCCGGGGTGGTGCCGACCGCCATACCCTCGCCCACGAGCTCACCCATGTCATCCAGCAGCGCCAAGGACCCGTGGCCGGCACCGACACGGGCGGGGGCCTGAGCATGTCGGACCCTTCGGACGCCTTCGAGCGGGCGGCGGAGGCGAACGCCACGCGCGCGCTGTCCGAGCCCGCGGCCGGTGCCGAGGCGACGGCCGACCCGGTACAGCGGGCATGTGACGGGGCGTCGCACCCGCACCCGGCGGGCCCCGCCGTCGTACAGCGGGCCGTGGGATTCGAGTTCGAGGCACAGTGGAACGTCCGGCGGGTGGCCGATCCCGTGGCCGACACCGCGACCCATGAGCAACGGACCGCGGACAGGGAGCGGTTGCTCGATGCCAAGCTCCTCGCCCTGGCGATCAAACCCGAGGCGAAGCAACTCACCGACGAGGAGAAGGCGGAGTCGCCCGAGGCCCTCAGGGCGCGCTGGTTCGACGGGGCGTTCCTCACCGAGGCCGGTGAACGCCGCCTGGAGCAGACCGAGTTCAGGCGGGGCACCGCGCAGCGGGCGGCGTCCGAGATGAGCCTGATGATCTCCAGCCAGATTCCCGAGGCGCCCCTGCTCGGTGAGAACCTCGGCAAGGGGCGCGGGCCCGAGGGCGTGGTGGTGCGGGGCACCAAGTACGACCTGACCGCCGACGCCAGTCCCTCGGGCGGCTCTAACCTGGAGTGGGTGACCGACCCGTTGGACACGGTGGCCGAGGTCGGTTCCGTGCTCGACGGCATCACCGGCATGACCCGCTACCTCAACGGGCGTCAGAAGGACTCCTTCATCCCGTCGGAGGACGTCACGGCGGGAGGCGGCACCCCCGAGCCGCACCTGCGCATCTACCCCTTCCGCGGGGCGCTCTCGTTCGCCCCGCAGACCACCGCCGGGATGCGCCTCGACCGGCTGCCGGACCTGATCGGCTATCTGGCCGACAAGGAGGAGAAGCCGAAGTCCAAGTCCCTGGGCGGCGTGTTGAACAGCGTGCACGGGAAACTCACCCACGCCGGTGAGCGGCGTACGCAGGCACGCCGTGACCTCTTCGGCGGCGGGTTCGGTGCGCTGCCCGCGGCCAAGTCGGGAGCGGAGCGGGCGGTGGGGGAGTTCGGCGCGTCCCCTCCCGAGGGGCTCTCCCTGTCGAAGGGCGACATCGGCAGCCTGACGGGTCTGGTCATGCATCTCGGCGCCTACGTGCTGGAGGGCGAGGAGATGAAGGCGGGTGCCAACGCCAAGTCGATCGCGGGCGGCCTCATGGCCCGCACCGACTTCGCCCACACCTTCGGACTGCTGCCGCGTCCCGTGCAGGAGTACTTCCGCGCGCACCCCGATGGGTTCGCCGATCTGGTCCTGACCGCCGTCGACCGCGAGGGGAACAGGCCGCTGTTCGGGGCGCCGGTGGAGCGCGGCCTGGCGAACGACCGCACCCGGACGGCGATCGCGCTCACCCGGTCGAAGTGGCTCCGGACGGTGGCCCTCGGGCACGACCTCCTGAAGAACACCGAGCACCTGACTCCCGAGCAGCGGGACATGGCCGACGACGAGCCGGGAACGCAAGCCGTCCACAAGTCGCTCGGCGCGCTGGGCGACCAGGACAACAGCGTCACCGTGAAGAAGCAGGAGATCCAGCTGATGGTGGCCGAGCTGCGCCGCATGGAGGAGCGGGTCCCGGCCGAGAAACTGAAGCCCCTGGCCGTGGCCGCTTTCAAGTTGATCGAGCAGCTCAACCAAGGAAAGGACCTCAAGTACGCGAAGCGGGAGTAA
- a CDS encoding dihydrofolate reductase family protein: MTAKRKIIFAMSVSLDGYFEGPERQIDWHQVDDELHQHFNDELRTMGAFLEGRVTHELMAQFWPTADADPSAPAPVAEFAGIWREMPKFVFSRTLQEADWNTVVKREVVVEEIEALTAEPGGDLALGGAELAAAFRRHDLIDEYRLYVHPVLLGAGRPLFGPGDAAAAGGPRELRLVETRTFGNGVVLLRHRRARNAA, translated from the coding sequence GTGACTGCGAAGCGAAAGATCATCTTTGCCATGTCGGTCTCGCTCGACGGCTATTTCGAGGGGCCGGAACGACAGATCGACTGGCACCAGGTCGACGATGAACTGCACCAGCACTTCAACGACGAACTCCGCACCATGGGCGCCTTCCTGGAAGGCCGGGTCACGCACGAGCTCATGGCGCAGTTCTGGCCCACGGCCGACGCCGACCCGTCGGCTCCCGCGCCGGTGGCCGAATTCGCCGGGATCTGGCGGGAGATGCCGAAATTCGTGTTCTCGCGCACTCTCCAAGAGGCGGACTGGAACACCGTCGTCAAGCGTGAGGTCGTCGTGGAAGAGATCGAGGCGCTCACGGCGGAACCGGGCGGAGACCTCGCGCTGGGCGGCGCCGAGCTCGCGGCGGCCTTCCGGCGCCACGACCTCATCGACGAGTACCGCCTCTACGTCCACCCGGTCCTGCTCGGTGCGGGCAGGCCTCTGTTCGGCCCCGGGGATGCGGCCGCGGCCGGCGGCCCCCGCGAGCTGCGCCTCGTCGAGACCCGGACCTTCGGGAACGGCGTCGTGCTGCTGCGTCACCGACGGGCCCGGAACGCGGCGTGA
- a CDS encoding RraA family protein: MNDIAEFKNIPPTTLADLLGRKQVMDIGIRPLWSPVPRVAGPAFTVRCPAGDNLMLHAAIHRAEPGSVIVVESGDLDYALAGGNVCAVAQRRGIAAFVADGVIRDLAEVRELGFPVFARGVIPVPGAKKAVEPLNVPVLCGGVRVSPGDVVVADEEGVVVTPHARREQVLVDARRKLAKEADESLDAWEAAHRSRIDVILSEGGFED; the protein is encoded by the coding sequence ATGAACGACATCGCTGAATTCAAGAACATTCCGCCGACCACGCTCGCCGATCTCCTCGGGCGCAAGCAGGTCATGGATATCGGAATTCGCCCTTTGTGGTCACCGGTTCCGCGGGTCGCCGGTCCCGCATTCACCGTTCGGTGTCCTGCGGGTGACAACCTCATGCTGCACGCGGCCATTCACCGCGCCGAGCCCGGTTCGGTCATCGTCGTCGAATCGGGCGACCTGGACTACGCGCTCGCCGGCGGAAACGTGTGCGCCGTCGCCCAACGCCGGGGCATCGCGGCCTTCGTGGCCGACGGAGTCATTCGCGATCTCGCAGAGGTACGCGAGTTGGGCTTCCCCGTCTTCGCCCGTGGCGTCATTCCCGTGCCGGGCGCCAAGAAGGCCGTCGAGCCGCTCAACGTGCCGGTGCTCTGCGGCGGAGTGCGCGTGAGTCCGGGCGATGTCGTGGTGGCCGACGAGGAGGGCGTCGTGGTCACGCCGCACGCCCGCAGGGAGCAGGTGCTCGTCGACGCGCGGCGCAAACTGGCCAAGGAGGCCGACGAGTCGCTCGACGCGTGGGAAGCGGCGCACCGCAGCCGCATCGACGTCATCCTGAGCGAAGGCGGATTCGAAGACTGA
- the crcB gene encoding fluoride efflux transporter CrcB: MSWLLVVAGAMIGAPLRFLTDRAVQKRHDGVFPWGTLIVNAAGCLILGVLTGAVTAGAASSQVNLFVGTGLCGALSTYSTFSYETLRLAETGATFHAAANVVVSVAAGLGAVFLGVALAHALWS; encoded by the coding sequence ATGAGCTGGCTGCTCGTGGTGGCGGGGGCGATGATCGGTGCCCCCCTGCGATTCCTCACCGACCGCGCGGTGCAGAAGAGGCACGACGGCGTCTTCCCCTGGGGCACGCTGATCGTCAACGCAGCCGGCTGCCTCATCCTCGGGGTGCTCACCGGCGCGGTCACCGCGGGCGCCGCGTCCTCGCAGGTGAACCTGTTCGTCGGCACCGGCCTCTGCGGGGCCCTGAGCACGTACTCGACGTTCTCCTACGAAACGCTCCGGCTCGCCGAGACCGGGGCCACGTTCCACGCCGCGGCGAACGTCGTGGTCAGCGTGGCCGCCGGGCTCGGCGCGGTGTTCCTGGGCGTGGCGCTCGCCCACGCCCTGTGGAGCTGA